Proteins from one Syngnathus scovelli strain Florida chromosome 9, RoL_Ssco_1.2, whole genome shotgun sequence genomic window:
- the LOC125975223 gene encoding regulator of G-protein signaling 22: protein MHSDISIEFPQLTVHNFENFLTSDHLFVHTLNRFLSLPCFPQALLYNEETDQFEVPSDAAEFTFNKIRSALEYTKSQILHKNVKALAKTPLVDNSYAVSCLDRKQGIQWIIKERLTFFLQSSCYHEYRLSKLLFQWARNINIDRSTCNCRLATAVLSDKEGFRAHKNNSSKQDIQVIQMSEHKLMLLHPCKGRVRIHQLLCTSSGHSAQVHRNVSESSRRSSKLSTTSSTSFASTLYGADVNTREASDAAQDKQIHEEASELDLQNLAARIVQQVVDDAVFMLTAQNHKKCTCIDKKRKCMHWHCSLDENTKKSCKECQKCSRGNDICDGNKSKMSEASSDTETVQDVCCHGGCYLGNQPGMNDFKEFLRGTTGGRLLSLWMDIERLKTLNRERENSFLALMRSRYLLSSSQNSLRLQQLCRFGLTTSPCWTKERLCSVQPKVMESITSYWVPRYWTSPQVQVDLNDPDREGCVSPYLASMTPSSPCPEPWLLLPYNPQFCEHSHPSRSQSLGHTRLEKVLQALFVDPEAGSYFTHFCEQSGNQLWENAVYFWNDLQHYHELFYQDGLDPYRVQRIAQVICSTYLHSSASRSIGMKEEIRIEVYNQLMPAFEELFDKVEDHILNILMEAWTALVDLDTKVFLQVDVYKNVRCVNTWQFRELQSLYAEFKQNKHQQQITSPLNTASGLFSQGHRELESWSNVPAQYQGYRLGSLLRHHHESWHFMSFLRNKDASIHLECWLDLEQYRQTPQRNKALTQDRSSHIAKKYLNTNYFFSSQSPATEEQQNHILHLAGGLELLQFKCLSKPVTVEIQEIIRCHIEKKWLPEFLATAEFRERRKRKAKDSAHRHKTRKEGWKVRRHAQRGEMCDLLHHLASSAGFVKLHFGPAVNFPKWDPGWTLLIISKATHASPQSQGLWMSSSKEIFLFRRLLLNPASCLHFQHFVSPKGDFLENDVLFWLEVQRYKDLCHSHSDEATIEQKISTIIKCFINSSSPPALQIDIPLEQAKHIMEKRHKLGPYIFREAQMSVFSELLRFWPKFQELRSSVHEGQLLEMLQDERVKHKARVRRQRRKEEEEDERRAQEEYVKRLTRSSSENDDTQNENDKDVEKRASQTTSSLTLFSPKPFSWSYSKYMAALKRNERLLKRQSQKEASFSTYSVSSDGSVTSTGRKGSHQKASRPSSKSHVKESH from the exons ATGCATAGTGACATTTCAATAG AGTTTCCCCAGCTTACTGTTCATAATTTT GAGAACTTCCTGACCTCTGATCACCTGTTTGTTCACACGTTAAATAGATTTTTAAGTCTGCCG TGTTTCCCACAGGCTTTGCTATACAATGAGGAAACGGATCAGTTTGAGGTTCCAAGCGACGCGGCCGAGTTCACCTTCAACAAAATCAGATCGGCACTAGAATACACCAAATCACAGATCCTTCATAAGAATGTCAAAGCGCTGGCAAAAACCCCTTTGGTGGACAACAGTTATGCTGTCTCG TGTCTGGACAGAAAACAGGGGATTCAGTGGATTATAAAGGAaagattgactttttttcttcaaagtaGCTGCTACCATGAGTACAG ATTATCCAAGTTGTTGTTTCAGTGGGCACGGAATATAAACATTGACAGGAGTACATGCAACTGTCGTCTAGCCACGGCTGTTCTGAGTGACAAAGAAGGATTCCGTGCTCACAAGAACAATTCATCCAAGCAAG ATATCCAGGTTATACAAATGTCTGAGCACAAACTAATGCTATTGCATCCCTGTAAAGGTCGTGTGAGAATACATCAGCTGCTCTGTACATCCTCTGGCCACAGCGCACAAGTCCACAGAAATGTCAGTGAATCATCAAGGCGCTCTTCCAAGCTGTCTACCACTTCCTCCACTTCCTTTGCGTCAACCCTTTACGGTGCTGACGTCAACACCCGAGAGGCATCAGACGCAGCTCAAGATAAGCAAATACATGAAGAGGCCTCGGAATTGGATTTGCAAAACCTGGCAGCCCGAATAGTTCAACAGGTAGTTGACGATGCTGTCTTTATGTTGACCGCACAGAACCACAAAAAGTGTACTTGCATCGATAAAAAACGCAAGTGTATGCATTGGCACTGTTCACTTGATGAGAACACTAAAAAATCCTGTAAAGAATGCCAAAAATGTAGTCGAGGCAATGACATTTGTGATGGGAATAAGAGCAAAATGTCTGAGGCAAGTTCAGATACGGAAACAGTCCAGGATGTTTGCTGCCATGGTGGCTGTTACCTAGGCAACCAACCAGGCATGAATGACTTCAAGGAGTTTTTGCGAGGAACAACAGGAGGCAGGTTGTTAAGTCTTTGGATGGACATTGAGAGGCTGAAAACCCTAAACAGAGAGAGGGAGAACAG CTTTTTGGCTTTAATGAGGAGCCGCTACCTGCTAAGCAGCAGTCAGAACAGTCTACGCTTGCAACAGCTCTGCAGGTTCGGGCTGACTACCTCCCCCTGCTGGACAAAAGAGAGACTGTGCTCAGTACAGCCCAAAGTCATGGAGTCAATCACATCCTattg GGTTCCTCGTTACTGGACATCCCCTCAAGTCCAAGTAGACCTGAATGATCCCGATAGGGAGGGGTGTGTAAGCCCTTATTTGGCCTCAATGACCCCTTCTTCTCCTTGTCCTGAACCTTGGCTTCTGCTTCCCTACAATCCACAG TTTTGCGAGCATTCTCACCCAAGTAGAAGTCAATCACTAGGGCACACAAGACTGGAAAAGGTTTTACAAGCGCTATTTGTTGACCCTGAGGCTGGCTCATACTTCACTCATTTTTGTGAGCAGTCTGGAAACCAG TTATGGGAGAATGCAGTTTATTTTTGGAATGATCTCCAGCACTATCATGAGCTCTTCTACCAGGACGGACTGGATCCCTACAGAGTGCAGAGAATAGCTcag GTTATCTGCTCTACATACCTCCATAGCTCTGCCAGCAGGAGCATTGGCATGAAGGAAGAGATTAGGATAGAGGTGTACAACCAGCTGATGCCTGCTTTTGAGGAGCTCTTTGATAAAGTTGAAGACCACATCTTGAACATCCTCATGGAGGCTTGGACAGCGCTTGTTGACCTGGACACAAAAGTCTTCCTGCAG GTAGACGTGTACAAGAATGTACGCTGTGTGAACACTTGGCAATTCAGGGAGCTCCAGAGCTTGTATGCAGAattcaaacaaaacaagcaTCAA CAGCAAATAACATCACCATTGAATACTGCATCCGGGCTCTTCTCTCAGGGTCACCGGGAGCTTGAGTCTTGGTCCAACGTGCCAGCACAGTACCAAGGTTACCGTTTAGGCTCTTTACTTCGACACCATCATGAGAGCTGGCATTTTATGTCTTTCCTCCGAAATAAAGATGCCAG TATCCACCTGGAATGCTGGCTGGACCTGGAGCAGTACAGGCAGACTCCTCAGAGGAACAAGGCATTAACACAGGACCGGTCTTCGCacattgcaaaaaaatatcTCAACACAAACTACTTCTTTAGTTCCCAAAGTCCCGCCACTGAAGAGCAACAGAATCAT ATATTGCACTTGGCAGGTGGACTGGAGCTTCTGCAATTCAAATGTCTCTCAAAGCCAGTTACCGTGGAGATCCAGGAGATCATCCGATGTCACATTGAGAAAAAATGGCTGCCTGAGTTTCTGGCCACAGCAGAGTTTAGAGAGCGGCGGAAACGCAAAGCAAAG GACAGCGCGCATCGACACAAGACAAGAAAAGAAGGCTGGAAGGTGAGGCGACATGCACAGCGTGGAGAGATGTGTGATTTACTTCACCACTTGGCTTCCAGCGCTGGCTTTGTCAAACTTCATTTTGGCCCAGCGGTTAATTTTCCCAAATGGGATCCAGGA TGGACACTTCTGATCATCTCTAAAGCTACTCATGCTTCTCCACAGAGTCAGGGCTTGTGGATGAGTTCCTCCAAGGAGATCTTTCTTTTTCGACGGCTTCTCCTCAACCCCGCCTCCTGTTTGCACTTCCAGCACTTTGTTTCGCCGAAGGGTGACTTCCTGGAGAATGATGTGCTCTTTTGGCTGGAGGTGCAGCGGTACAAG GACCTGTGTCATTCTCACAGTGACGAGGCCACAATTGAACAGAAGATCTCCACCATCATTAAGTGTTTCATCAACTCATCCTCACCTCCGGCCCTGCAGATAGACATCCCTCTGGAGCAGGCAAAGCACATTATGGAGAAACGTCACAAACTGGGCCCTTACATTTTCAGAGAGGCACAG ATGTCAGTTTTCAGTGAGTTGCTCAGATTTTGGCCCAAGTTTCAGGAGCTTAGAAGCAGTGTACATGAGGGTCAGTTACTGGAAATGCTTCAGGATGAACGAGTCAAACACAAAGCCAGAGTGCGGAGACaaaggaggaaggaggaggaagaggatgagAGGAGAGCTCAG GAGGAATATGTGAAACGGCTAACTCGCAGTTCGAGTGAAAATGATGACACgcaaaatgagaacgataaggaTGTAGAAAAAAGAGCATCTCAGACTACGAGCAGCCTGACGCTGTTTTCCCCAAAGCCA TTCTCGTGGTCGTATTCCAAATACATGGCAGCTCTGAAGAGAaacgagaggctgctaaagagacAAAGTCAGAAAGAAGCCTCATTCTCCACATACTCAG TGTCCTCTGACGGCAGTGTGACGTCAACAGGAAGAAAAGGCAGCCACCAGAAGGCCTCACGGCCATCCTCCAAGTCGCATGTGAAAGAAAGTCACTAA
- the fbxo43 gene encoding F-box only protein 43 — MQCTPEPNVHHVNCKGKECYECFDSGYSGSFHSPQSIGGFDSYRSLASVDLSDTPKENVRLAVTPHESSRIRSLHKETRGFQRSSTLNWCETPRASKSYGSLRHRLAMCNATKAVKRDNTKSPCTAPIESSIGSNHDLSVSFDSLDTAPQALTLEQDFPLCSRKRRLLFSQVRTSTLEDGTFNLGDSNRLEGRLSLSDDFSQHFHASDQLNVEAPCLSKLLLGSSKDNSPSPVNNLTSALHESSNVLCTLSSTDTPKCIRSPCEDSGFSSLDKSQDSSVDHDGSFQELLLSASKGNAETPNLTDGKRRCRLQRQRRLSTLKEGGSLSEEDLTDRKHQRIQCHSRTCKDDEVFVRETPSRVLSVKCINTTSDGLVLTQQGYTTPQSESTAKLDSITPSSGTSVNTNVTPLETSTSKLSLTPALQLIHTLCEQRAKMFAGQSPSLKEELRTIAALGETPDLFGITMPLAGLIGRKMGLGKVDILTELKKRNLRHILAVILSHLSAECVCRCGQVCKDWDEIIQQDKQAHSRRTIYQSEVETAQENGTTAYVADAETRLALLKRSPLKTVQAQSRTSNYCTPQSGTRTITPLHYSTLSLGSSSKRDKFIEVAKTLFNDECLRHCPRCQHPAKCQNVKAEGVCTRADCAFEFCTKCLCAFHGSKECASKSAGRRKKDGLLPGSAESKRNIRRL; from the exons ATGCAGTGTACCCCTGAGCCCAATGTCCACCATGTCAACTGCAAAGGCAAAGAATGTTATGAGTGTTTTGACAGCGGCTACTCAGGTTCATTCCACAGTCCACAGAGCATTGGTGGATTTGACTCCTACAGATCTTTGGCTTCAGTGGACCTCAGTGACACGCCCAAAGAGAATGTCAGACTTGCTGTCACCCCTCATGAAAGCAGCAGGATCAGATCTTTGCACAAAGAGACCCGGGGGTTTCAGCGCTCCTCCACTCTGAACTGGTGTGAAACTCCCAGAGCATCCAAGAGCTATGGCTCTCTGCGACATAGACTTGCAATGTGCAATGCCACGAAAGCTGTCAAAAGGGACAACACAAAGTCCCCATGTACCGCACCGATAGAATCGTCAATTGGGTCCAACCATGATCTTAGTGTGTCTTTTGACTCTCTGGACACAGCGCCACAGGCTTTGACCTTGGAGCAGGATTTCCCGTTATGTAGTAGGAAACGCCGTCTGCTCTTCTCTCAGGTAAGGACTTCCACTCTTGAGGATGGTACCTTCAACCTAGGTGACAGCAACAGACTGGAGGGACGGCTTTCGCTCTCAGACGATTTCAGTCAGCACTTTCATGCTTCTGATCAACTTAATGTAGAAGCACCGTGCTTAAGCAAATTGCTGCTAGGCTCATCCAAGGACAACTCTCCATCTCCCGTCAACAACCTGACGAGTGCCCTGCATGAATCATCCAATGTCTTGTGCACACTGTCTTCCACAGATACACCTAAATGTATCAG GTCTCCATGCGAGGACAGTGGCTTCAGCTCCCTCGATAAATCCCAAGACTCTTCTGTCGACCACGATGGCTCGTTCCAAGAATTGCTGCTTTCTGCCTCAAAAGGAAACGCAGAAACCCCCAACCTAACGGATGGGAAACGGCGTTGCCGTTTGCAACGGCAGCGCAGACTTTCCACTCTAAAGGAAGGAGGCTCGTTGTCCGAGGAAGACTTGACGGACAGAAAGCATCAACGTATTCAGTGCCACAGCAGAACATGTAAAGATGATGAGGTTTTTGTCAGGGAGACCCCTAGCAGGGTTCTCTCTGTGAAATGTATCAATACAACCTCTGATGGACTGGTGTTAACCCAACAAGGCTATACAACGCCTCAAAGTGAAAGCACAGCCAAGCTTGACAGCATCACACCTTCTAGCGGCACATCTGTGAATACCAATGTGACCCCCTTGGAGACATCCACATCCAAGCTCTCACTGACGCCCGCTTTACAGCTGATACACACTTTGTGTGAGCAGAGGGCCAAGATGTTTGCTGGCCAAAGTCCAAGTTTAAAAGAGGAGCTGAGGACCATCGCAGCTCTTGGTGAGACACCCGACTTGTTCGGGATAACTATGCCGCTGGCAGGGCTGATTGGCCGCAAGATGGGCCTAGGCAAGGTGGACATATTGACGGAGCTAAAGAAGAGGAACCTCAGGCACATCTTGGCTGTCATATTGAGTCATCTGTCTGCTGAGTgtgtctgcag GTGTGGTCAGGTGTGTAAGGACTGGGATGAAATAATCCAGCAGGACAAGCAAGCTCATTCCAGGAGAACAATTTACCAGAGTGAAGTGGAAACTGCTCAAGAG AATGGCACCACTGCGTATGTTGCTGATGCTGAGACGAGATTGGCTCTGCTTAAAAGGTCACCTCTCAAAACTGTCCAGGCCCAGTCTAGAACCTCCAATTATTGCACCCCACAGTCTGGAACCCGCACGATAACCCCTTTACATTACAGCACTTTATCTttgggcagcagcagcaaacgaGACAAGTTCATCGAG GTTGCTAAAACCCTCTTCAACGACGAATGCCTCAGACATTGTCCTCGATGTCAGCATCCTGCAAAGTGTCAAAATGTGAAAGCCGAGGGTGTTTGCACCAGAGCTGACTGCGCGTTTGAGTTTTGCACAAAGTGCTTGTGTGCTTTCCATGGCTCCAAAGAATGTGCCAGCAAGTCTGCAGGCCGTCGCAAGAAAGATGGATTACTTCCGGGCAGTGCGGAGAGCAAGCGAAACATTAGGAGACTATGA